In Bogoriella caseilytica, the genomic window GGCACCCCCGAGGAGTTCTTCACCCAGGTCCAGGCTGAGTACGCCGATCCGCCTGTGTGGCTGGGGGAGATGTACTTGGAGTTCCACCGGGGCATCTACACTTCGCAGGCCCGCACCAAGCGCGGCAACCGCCGGGTGGAGGCTCTCCTGGTGGAGGCCGAGCTGTGGTGCGCCACTGCCCACCTCCGCGCCGGCGTCCCGTACCCCTATGACGAGCTCGACGAGCTGTGGCGCATCGCGCTGCTCGCCCAGTTCCACGACATCCTCCCCGGTACGGCCATCGCCTGGGTGCATCGCGAGACCGAGGCTGCGCACCGGCGAGCCGGCGCCCGGCTCGAGGAGCTGATCACCGGGGCGCTCCAGGCGCTGGCTGGCAGCGGCACCGAGGACCTGGCCTTCAATCCGGCCCCCTTCGCCCGGCACGGGCTCTCCGCGGGCGGAGGAGGGCCCAGCCCTGAGCCCTCCGCCGGTCAGGAACTCTCCGCGACTCCCGAAGGAGGCGCGCGGCTCCGCTCCGCCGCGCTCGAGATCGAGGTGGCGCCCGATGGCGCCCTGACCGCGGTCCGGGACCGGCGCACCGGCCGGAATCTGGTGCCGGAGGGCCGGCGCACAGCCGTCCTGCAGCTCCACGTGGATGCACCGGCGCGCTGGGATGCCTGGGATCTCGATCGCGCTGCCCTGCGGAACCCGCAGGATCTGGCCGCCGAGGAGGTGGTGATGTGCGAGAAGCAGGTCACGCTCCGCTTCCGCTTCGGGCAGAGTACCGCCGAACAGCACATCGGGCTGACCGCGGACGGCGCTGCCCTGCGGATCAACACCCAGGTGCAGTGGCACGAGCGTCAGCGACTCCTGAAGCTCGCCTTCCCGCTCGACCTCGCCGCCGATGAGGCCTCCTACGAGACGCAGTTCGGCCACGTGCGCCGCCCGGTGCACGCCAACACCAGCTGGGACGAAGCCCGCTACGAGGTGTGTGCGCACCGGTGGGTCCATGTGGGCGAGCCGGGCTTCGGTGTGGCAGTGGTCAATGCCGGAACCTACGGCCACGACGTCAGCCGCGAGAGCCAGAATGCTCACGTCACCACTACGGTCCGGCAGTCGCTGCTGCGTGCCCCGACCTTCCCCGACCCGGAAGCAGACCAGGGGAGCCACGAGTTCACCACGCTCCTGGCGCCGTCGCCGATGCCGGCCGAGGCCCTCCGGCTGGGCGCCCTGCTGGCCGCTCCGCTGCGCCGTGTCACCGGTGAGCAGGCCCAGGAACCCCTCGTGGAACTGGGCGAGGGCACGTCCGCCGTGCTCTCCGCCGTGAAGCTCGCCGCCGACCGCAGTGGCGATCTCGTGGTCCGCCTCTACGAGGCTGCCGGGGCGCGCACTCACGCACGGTTGCGCCTCAGGCTGCCGGTGACCAGCGTGCGTGAGTGCGACCTGACCGAACTCGGCGCCGTGGACGTGGCGCTGGACGACGCCGGCGAGGCGCACCTGGTGCTGCGGCCCTTCGAGGTCCGCACCCTCCGCATCACCCTGGGAGAATCGCGATGAGTGAGCGCACCGACGCGCTGAGGAGTCAGGCTGCGCGGGAGGTTCACACCCTGCTCGAGCATGGTGTGGAGGCGCTGGGCAAGCGGCCCCGCGGGCACCGCGGATGGATGGCGATGGTCAAGGCCGCGCTGGTCGGCCACCATTCCGGCCTGAAGTCCGGCACTGGTGTGGTGGACGTGGCTGAACGCTGGCTGGGCGAGCTGGAGGCGCTCCAGGCCCCCAGCGGCCTGTTCACCTCGGGGGACAACCTGGCCTCCCCGCCGGATTCGGCCTTCACGATCAACGACGCCGCTCTCACGGTCGCCTATCTGCGCCGTCACGCCGCGGAGGATGCCCTGGCGCCCCGGCTCGAGGGGATCATGGCCCGGGCACTGCCTGCCCTGATCACTGGTGGCGTCCACACGCCCAACCACCGCTGGGAGATCGCCAGCGCCCTGGTGGCCGCCGGTGATCTGCTCGGTGGCGATCTCGCCACCGCCGCCACGCACCGCGCAGCCGACTGGCTCGGGGAAGGGGTGGACGTCGACGCCGAGGGCCTGTACTCCGAGCGCAGCCCCAACTACGCGGCTTACGTGTCCAACCCCGCGCTGCTGACCCTCGCACAGAGCCTGGACCGCCCGGAACTCGCCGGCATCGTGCACGAGAACCTGCACGCCCAGCTTGACCTGACCGCACCCGACGGTGGCATCGAGACCATCCACTCCCGGCGCCAGGACCAGTTCGACGGGCCCTTCCCGCTCGGACCCTTCGCGTCCCACTTCGCTGTCTTCGCTGCCGAGTGCGGACGGTGCCGCCACGGCGCCCGGCGCGCGCTGGGCGCCCCCGATCTCGACGCCGTCGATGTCCTGGTGCGCACCGAGCTCGATGAGCGAGTGGCCGCAGGGCTGCGCGCGGCAGGACGCAGCGCCGCGGTGCCCGAGCCGGAACCACCGGTGGACCGATGGTTCGCCGGGCCCCGGCTGTGGCGGCGCAGCGAGGGCGGGCACTGGAGCAGCGTCTACGGCGGTTCCGATGTGCCCGCAGCAGGACGGATCGGCTCCGGTCTGGCCACCAACCCCACCTTCCTGCGCGCCGGATGGGGCGCGGTGGAGTTCTCTGCTATGCGCCTGTCCCGGGACTTCTTCGCCATGGGCCCCTTCCGGGCCGAGCAGGCTGTGCGCGAGGCCGATCGCATGGTGCTGCGCGAGGAACTGAAGACCGCGTACTACCAGCCGCTGCCCGAGCGGAGCCGGAATGCCGCCGGGGAGTACCGCCTCGAGCACGAGGGGCGGTTCGCGGCAGCAATGGCCTTCTCCGAGCGTGACGCGGACCCGGTCCGCCTGAGCACCACGGTGACCTACGAGCCCGGCACGGATGGCAGCCTCGTGAGCATCGGGACCGAGGGTGCAGCCAGTGGGCACGCCCTGGAGATCGCCCTGCCCGCGGACACCTCGATCGAGGGAGCGCAGGACCTGGGTGAGGGCCGCTACCTCCTCACCGGCGCGACGACACTGCGTCGTGGGGCGGACACCGTGGTGATCGAGCCGGACACCGCCAGCTCCGCAGACGTCGAGGCCACGTACGACCCGGGAGAGGCCTACACCTTCCTCGCCGGTACGGACGCCATGGCGGGCCTGCGGCTCTACCTGACCTGGCGATCGCCGGCGACCGTGCGCCTCCACATTCGTGGCGGCACACCTTCCACCACGGAGACTCGATGAACAGCACCCGCCACGCACCACGCGCCTGGATTCCGGCCGCGGACTCCTTTGCTGCCCAGCCCCAGGTGCTCTCCGGCCTGCCGGCCCTGATCCACGAGCAGCTCGCACAGCTACCGGGCCGGCCCAGCCGCGTGCTGGTGGTCGGTATCGGCGCGAGCCACGCGGCTGCTGCCGCCGGAGTGCGCGGCATGCGCGGTGCGGGCATCGATGCGACCCGCCACCTCCCGGGGGAGTTGCCGGGAACCGACGGGCCCGGCCTGGTGCTGGCCATCTCGCAGAGCGGTCGCTCAGCCGAAGTGGTCGACCTGGCCCGCCAGTTCCCTGCGGAACGCGTGCTCGCGCTCACCAACTACGACCCCTCGCCGCTGGGTGATCTGGCCGGCCAGAGCCTGAACCTCGGCAATCACGCGGACAGCTCGGTGTCCTTCCTGAGCTTCACCGGCACGCTCGTGGCCCTGGGGATGCTCACCGAGCACTGGAGCGGCGTCGTGGACCTCGACCGGTGGCAGGGAGTGGTCGACTCGGCAATCCACCAGGCCCAGGCGGCCGCAGTGCACCTGGACGCAGCAGCCGAGGTGCTGGCGGCAGGCGAGTTCATCGACGTCGTGGCGCCGGCCGCGTTGCGCGGTGTCGCCGAGGAGGCTGCCCTGATGTTCCGGGAAGGCCCTCGGGTGCCCGCGACGGGCATGGAGACCCGGCACTACCTGCACGGGCCGATGGATGCTGCCGGCGCGGGTGGGCACCTGATCCTCGGTGGCGAGCGCGAGGCACTGCTGGCCAGGCAACTCGCCGAGCAGACCACCCGGCTGGTCTACCTCACCACCGCACTGACGCCGCTTCCTCAGGAGGCAGCGGTGGCGTTCGGGGTGAAGCAAGCTGAGGCCGATCCGATCGGCGAGGCGTTGTGCACGACGATCCTCGTGCAGGATCTGGCACTGCGCGTGGCAGCGCTGCGAGGAGTGGACATCGACGCCCCCGTCTTCACCCGGCTCGACACCAAGACCACCAGCGTCGGCTGATCGCGGACTGGACTGCATTTGTCAGGACATTCGGTTGACAAGCTGTGGAGGCTGGCGAATGATGGTGGCAGGGGCGTAGACCCCGTCGTGCAGCGTTGCCATCCAGGAGGCACCAGATGACCCATGCCCCGCAGTCCGAGCCCACACTGGGCGGCGCACCGCAGACCGTTCTCCGGCGGATGCGTGAGCAGTTCCCGCAGACCGCGCTCTGGAACGATTCTGCGGACCCGGCCCAGCTCGCCACCTCCATCGGCTTCGGGGCGGTCGGCGCCACCTGTAACCCCGTCATTGCCGTGGCCGCACTCTCGGCCGACCTTCCGCGCTGGAGTGCCCGGATCGCGGAGATCGCTGAGGAGCGGCCCACCGCCACGGACTCCGATATCGGCTGGCAGGTCGTCGAGGAACTCTCGGTCGAAGCGGCTCGACTGCTCGAGCCGGCCTTCGTGGCCAGCGGTGGCCGCGATGGTCGCCTGTCCATCCAGACCGACCCGCGCCTGCGGCGCGATCCGGAGGCGCTGCTGGCTCAGGCGGAACGCTTCGCCGCGCTCGCGCCCAACATCATCGTGAAGATCCCGGCCACCCAGGCCGGTATCGAGGCCATCGAGGAGGCCGCCTTCCGCGGCATCGCCATCAACGCGACCGTGTCCTTCACCGTGGCCCAGGCGCTCGCCGTTGCCGAGGCGATCGAACGGGCGCACGCCCGCCGGGCCGAGCAGGGGCTCCCCGAGGTTGAGCTCGGCCACGTGGCCACCATCATGGGCGGCCGGCTCGACGACTGGCTCAAGACCGTGACCCAGCGCGAGAAGATGCTGCTCACCCCCGGCGTGCTCGACTGGGCCGGCGTCGCCGCGCTGAAGCGTGCCCACGCGATCTTCACCGAACGCGGCTTCCGCACCCGCGTGCTCTCGGCCGCCTTCCGTAACCGGCTCCAGCTCAGCGAGCTGGTCGGTGGCGACCTGGTGGTCTCACCGCCCTTCGAGTGGCAGCGCCGGATCAACGATCACGTGGCCGACCTGCCCGCCAGGATCGATGAGCCGGTGGCGCCGGAGATCCTTGCCGAACTGGAGCAGCTGCCGGAGTTCCGGCGCGCCTACGAGCCCGATGGGCTCTCGGTGGAGGAGTTCGAGCACTTCGGTGCTGCGCGCGCCACGGTGCGCCAGTTCCTCGAGGCCAGCGAACAGCTCGACGCACTGGTGCGCAACGTCCTCGTCCCGGTGCCCTGAGCGGCACGATCACGGACCGCACCATGTTTTCTCTCACGGCACGGCCGCAGCGCGGGTGCGCTGACGGCGGCTCGTCAGTCGGCGAAGACCGTGGTGTCGAACATGTAGCGGGAGGCCCGATAGACGTGGCTGCCGTGCTCGATGATCACGCCACTGCCGTCGTAAGCGGTGCGTTCCATCGTCAGCAGCGCTGCCCCGGCAGGTTCATCGAGCAGGGGGGCTTCCTCTCCGGTCACCGTGCGGGCACCGATCCGTTGACGCGCCACATGGGGGCGGATGCCACGCGCGCGCAACGCCGCGTAGAGGCCGTCGGTGGCGAGTTCCTCGGCCGTCGGCGCCGTGCGGGCCGGGAGGTAGTTGCGCATCAGTGCCAGCGGAGCTCCGTCAGCCAGCCGCAGCCGGTCGAGGCGCACCACCTCGGTGCCCTCGGGCACTTCGAGCAGCCGCGAGATCTCGGCGTCGGCCTCGATGGTCACATGACCGCGGATGCGGGTCTCGGGGAGTCTCCCGCTGCCCGCGAGGTCGTCGTGCAGCGAGGTGAGCTCCACCGATCGCCGGATCCGGTCCGGAGCCACCTGCGTGCCCACACCGCGCTTGCGCACCAGGCGCCCCTTGTCGACCAGTTCCTGCAGGGCCTGGCGCGCCGTCGGGCGCGAGATGCCCAGCCGGGAAGCCATCGCGATCTCGGTCTCCAGGAAGGTGCCGGTGGGCAACTCTCCGGCATCGATGGAGCGTTCGATGGCCGAGGCCACCTGGTGGTACAGGGGGACCGGGCTGGAGCGGTCGAGGTTGATCTGCACCGTGACAGCCACCGAGCTCCTCCTTCGCCGCCGGACGGGAGTGCTCGCACTCTGCGCATCCGGGTCTGCTTCGTGCGCCGTAGTCTAGGCGATGGCTGGAGCCGGTCCGATGGAGGAGTCCCGATGGTCGTGGATGTGCTCACCATCGGCCGCAGTGGCGTGGACGCCTACCCCCGGCAATCCGGGGTGACCTTGGAGCACGTCACCACGCTGAGCACCTTCCTCGGGGGCAGTCCGGCGAACGTGGCCGTCGCGGCAGCCCGCCAGGGTCGGTCCTCCGCCGTGATCACCGCCGTGGGGGACGACGCCTTCGGTCGCTTCGTCCGGAGCGAACTGCAGCGGCTCGGCGTCGCCGTCACCGGAGTGCTGACCATGCCCGGGGCGCGGACCTCGGTGACCTTCTGTGAGCTCTTCCCGCCCGATCATTTCCCCCTGCACTTCTACCGCGACAGTCCCGCTCCCGAACTCCGACTGACGAGCGCCGACATCGACCTGACCGTGGTGCGCGAGGCCGGCGTGCTGTGGCTGACCGGGCCTGGCTTTTCGCAGAACTCCAGCCGCGAGGCCCACCACGCCATGATCGCCGCTCGGGCCGGTGCGCCCATCGTGCTCGACCTGGACTACCGCTCTGCCTTCTGGTCCTCCCCGCAGGAGGCACGCGCCGCCATCGGCGAGGTGCTCGCAGACATGGACGTGGTGGTGGGCAACGAGCAGGAGTGCCAGGTGGCCACCGGTGAGCGCGATCCCGAGGACTGCGCCCGGGCACTCCTCGACGCCGGAGCGCGGCTGGCGGTCGTCAAGCGCGGCCCGCACGGCGCCCTGGCCCTGAGCCGCGATGAGCGCGTTCAACTCCCGGCTCTGCCCTGCACCGTGGTCAACGGCCTCGGCGCCGGTGACGCCTTCGGTGGCGTGCTCGCCCACGGACTGCTCGCCGGATGGGGACTGGAACACACCCTGCGGCGCTGCGTGGCGGCCGGCGCGATCGTCGCCGCCGAACTGGCCTGCGCCCCGGCCATGCCCACGGCCGGGCAGATCGACGAGGTGCTCCGGCTCGGGTACGTGCCCGCGCGTGCGGGCCACGAGGAAAGGACCACTCCATGACCAGCGACAACGACCGCTACCTCGTGCGCCGTGCGCCCGCTCCCGTGCGCACCGACATCACCCCGGAGTCGGCCGGGTGGGGCTACAGCGGCCTGTGCGTGGTCGAGCTCGACGCCGGTGAGACGCACAGCTGGGAACTCTCTGCGGACGAGGCTTTGCTCGTGCCGCTCGCGGGTGGTGCTGAGCTTCAGGTGCGCGCCGGGCGGGGGGCCGAGACCGAGCATGCGGTGCTGCACGGGCGTCGCGGAGTCTTCGAGGGGCCCTCCGACGTGGCCTACCTTCCGGTGGGCAGCCAGGTCACCGTGACGGCTACCGGCCCCGGCGGCGGCCCAGGCGGGGCACGCCTGGCGCTCGCCACGGCCCGCGCCGTGCAGCCGCACCCCTTCCGGATCGTGGCCGCAGCGGAGAGTGGCCTGGAGCTGCGCGGCGCCGGCAACTGCAGCCGCCACGTCACCAACTACACGATCGGCACCGACGTGGCCGTGAACCGGCTCCTGGTCTGCGAGGTCATCACCCCGGGCGGGAACTGGTCCTCCTATCCGCCCCACAAGCACGACGAACACTCGGAGACTGAGCGCGAGCTCGAGGAGATCTACTACTTCGAGATCGCCGACTCCCCGGCCGGTGCAGGAGTGGCCTACCACCGCACCTACGGCACCGAGGATCGCCCGATCGACGTGCTGGCCGAGGTGCGCAGCGGCGACACCGCTCTCGTGCCGCACGGCTACCACGGCCCGTGCACCGCCCCGCCCGGGCACGACCTCTATTACCTCAATGTCATGGCCGGCCCGGCCGAGGAGGCGGTGTGGATGTCGGTCGATGATCCGCACTACCACTGGATCCGCGGCACCTGGGAGAACCAGGCGATCGACCCCCGCCTTCCCGCCGGCACCACCGAGGAGGACCAGTGAGCGCTACCGTGCGCCTGACTGTCGGCCAGGCTCTCGTCCGTTTTCTCGCCCACCAGTGGACCGAGCGGGATGGCGAACACCGCCGGCTCTTCGGCGGCGCCTTCGGGATCTTCGGCCACGGGAACGTCGCCGGCATCGGCCAGGGCCTGCTGCAAGCCCACCACGAGGCCATCGACGCCGGGCACGACGGTGCCGAGCCCGGGCCGGACGAACTGCCGTACTTCATGGCGCGCAACGAGCAGGGCATGGTCCACGCCGCGGTCGGATATGCCCGGGCGGCCAACCGGTTGCAGACCTTTGCCTGCACGGCCTCCATCGGCCCGGGTTCGACGAACATGCTGACCGGTGCCGCACTGGCCACCATCGACCGCATCCCGGTGCTGCTGCTGCCCTCGGATGTCTTCGCCAACCGAGGGCCCGACCCGGTGCTCCAGCAGCTGGAGTACCCGCTTGGCCCCGATGTCACCGTCAACGATGCCTTCCGGCCCGTCTCCCGGTACTTCGACCGCGTCTGGCGCCCGGAGATGCTGCTCGCCTCCGCGCCTCAGGCCATGCGGGTGCTGACCGATCCGGCCGAGACGGGTGCGGTCACGCTCTGCCTGCCGCAAGACGTTCAAGCCGAGGCCTACGACTGGCCGGTGGAGTTCTTCCGTGATCGCACCTGGCACGTCCCACGCCCGGTGCCGGAACCTGCTGCGCTGCAGCGCGCCGCCGAGCTCATCCGCTCTGCTCGCCGTCCGCTGCTGATCGCCGGCGGCGGGGTGATCTACTCCGAGGCCAGTTCCGCGCTGCGGGAGTTCGCGGAAGCCACCGGCATCCCGGTCGCGGACACCCAAGCCGGCAAGGGCGCGCTGGCCTGGGATCACCCCAGCGCGGTCGGCGGAGTGGGCGCCACAGGCAACGACGCCGCCAACGCCCTGGCGGCCCAGGCCGACGTGATCATCGGCGTCGGCACCCGGTACACCGACTTCACCACCGCGAGCCACACCGGGTTCGCCGAGGGGGCGCGCTTCGTCAACCTCAACGTGGCCGCCTTCGACGCCGCGAAGCACGCGGCTGAGATGGTCGTGGCCGATGCCCGCGCCGGGCTCGAGGCGCTGCGCGCTGAGCTCACCGGCTGGTCCACCCCGCAGGCCTACCGCGCGGAGATCACCGAACGGGTCGCCGACTGGCAGCGCATCACCACCGAGATCTACCGCGGCGGGCACGGCCCCCTGCCCGCGCAGACGGAGATCTTCGGCGTCCTCGAGGACCTCATGGGCCCAGACACGGTGCTCGTCAACGCTGCGGGCTCCATGCCCGGTGATCTCCAGGCACTCTGGCGCGCCAGCGGCCCCGGGCAGTACCACCTCGAGTACGGCTTCTCCTGCATGGGCTACGAGATCCCCGCCGCCCTCGGCGTCAAGCTCGCCCGCCCCGAGGCCGAGGTGGTGGCCATCGTGGGCGACGGCACCTACCAGATGCTCCCGCAGGAACTGGCCACCATCGCCTCCGAGGGCATCAAGGTCATCGTGGTGTTGCTGGACAACGGCGGCTATGCCTCCATCGGTGCTCTCTCCGAGTCGGTGGGATCGCAGCGCTTCGGCACGCGCTTCCGCCAGCGCGGGCCGCAGCGCGCACACGACGGCCAAGCCCCCGCTGTCGATCTCGCCGCCAACGCAGCGTCCTTCGGCGTGCCGGTGGAACAGACCACCACCGCTGAGGAGTTCCGCGCGGCCTTCACCCGGGCGCGCGCCGCCGAGACCGCGAGCGTCATCCACATCACCACCGACCTCCAGGGCCCCAACCCCCCCAGCTCAGCCTGGTGGGACGTGCCGGTCTCCGAGGTCTCCACCCTGGAATCCACCCAGGCCGCCCGCAGTGCGTATGAGCGTGCACGCGCGGCCCAGCGCCGCTACCTGTGAACCAAGGAGTAACTGTGACCACCACCATCACCCACTGGATCGGCGGCGCCCCGACCGCATCGGACGGTGCGCGCACCCAGCCGGTGGACAACCCCGCCACCGGCGAGGTCATCGCCCACCTGCAGCTGGGCACGGCAGAGGACGTCGACGCGGCCGTTGCCGCAGCGCAGCGGGCCGCCCAGGCCTGGGGCCAGACCTCGCTGTCCAAGCGATCGGCGGTGCTCTTCCGCTTCCGGGAGTTGCTCGAGGCCAACATCGACGAGCTCGCCCTGCTGGTCTCGCACGAACACGGCAAGGTCGTCTCCGATGCCAAGGGCGAGATCGGCCGCGGGCTCGAGGTCGTGGAGTTTGCCTGCGGGATCCCTCAGCTACTCAAGGGCGAGTACTCCAGCCAGGCGGCCACCGGGATCGACGTCTACTCCATGCGCGAGCCCCTCGGCGTGGTCGCGGGCATCACCCCGTTCAACTTCCCCGTCATGGTGCCCTTGTGGATGGCCCCGGTCGCCATCGCCACCGGGAACGCCTTCATCCTCAAGCCCTCCGAACGGGACCCGAGCGCCGCCATGTTCCTGGCCCGGCTGTGGCAGGAAGCCGGCCTGCCCGACGGGGTGTTCTCCGTGGTCCACGGCGACAAGACCGTGGTGGATGCCCTACTGGACCACCCCGGCGTGGATGCCATCTCCTTCGTGGGCTCCACTCCGGTGGCCCGGGCCATCCACGCCCGTGCCACGGCGCAGGGCAAGCGGGTCCAGGCACTGGGCGGTGCGAAGAACCACGGCGTGGTCCTCGCCGATGCTGACCTCGACGACGCCGCGGACCACCTGGCTGCCGCCGCCTACGGCGCTGCGGGCGAGCGCTGCATGGCGCTGTCGGTCGCGGTCGTCGAGGAGGCCGTGGCCGATGCCCTCGTGGAGCGCCTCGCGGAGCGGGCGCGCGGGGTGCGGGTCAACGCCGGAGACCAGGAAGGCACCGACATGGGCCCGGTCATCACCGCCGAGGCCAAGGAGCGCATCGAGGGCATCATCACCAGCGCCGAGCAGGAGGGCGCCGAGCTCGTGGTCGACGGCCGTGGCTGCATCGTGCCCGGCTTCGAGAGCGGCTACTTCGTGGGTCCCACGGTGATCGACCGGGTGCGCCCGGAGCACACCGCTTACGTCGAGGAGATCTTCGGACCGGTCCTGGACGTCGTGCGGGTCAAGGACCTGGCCGAGGCCATCGAGGTCATCAACGCCAACCCCTATGGCAATGGCACCGCCGTGTTCACCGCCTCGGGTGAAGCGGCCCGCACCTTCCAGCGCCAAGTCCACGTGGGCATGATCGGGGTCAACGTCCCCGTCCCCGTCCCCGTGGCGTGGCATTCCTTCGGTGGCTGGAAGGACTCGCTCTTCGGCGAGAGCCACATCTATGGCCCCGAGGGCATTCACTTCTACACCCGCGCCAAGGTCATCACCCAGCGGTGGCCGCGTCGCGATGACCTCGCGGGTGCCTCTTTCCACTTCTCCGGCGACTCCGCCAAGTAGGGAGCGACGTGTTACGCATCGCCATCATCGGTGCGGGGCGGATCGGCGTGGTGCACGCCCGCTCCGTGCTCGCGCATCCCGGAGCTGCCCTGGCCGTGGTCGCGGATCCGGATCTCGCCGCCGCGCAGCGCCTGGCGGAGACCTCACCGGGCGCTCGGGCCGTCTCGGACGCCGCCGAGGTCTTCGCCGCGCCGGACGTCGACGCCGTGATCATCGGCTCGCCCACCCGATTCCACGTG contains:
- a CDS encoding GntR family transcriptional regulator, giving the protein MAVTVQINLDRSSPVPLYHQVASAIERSIDAGELPTGTFLETEIAMASRLGISRPTARQALQELVDKGRLVRKRGVGTQVAPDRIRRSVELTSLHDDLAGSGRLPETRIRGHVTIEADAEISRLLEVPEGTEVVRLDRLRLADGAPLALMRNYLPARTAPTAEELATDGLYAALRARGIRPHVARQRIGARTVTGEEAPLLDEPAGAALLTMERTAYDGSGVIIEHGSHVYRASRYMFDTTVFAD
- the iolB gene encoding 5-deoxy-glucuronate isomerase produces the protein MTSDNDRYLVRRAPAPVRTDITPESAGWGYSGLCVVELDAGETHSWELSADEALLVPLAGGAELQVRAGRGAETEHAVLHGRRGVFEGPSDVAYLPVGSQVTVTATGPGGGPGGARLALATARAVQPHPFRIVAAAESGLELRGAGNCSRHVTNYTIGTDVAVNRLLVCEVITPGGNWSSYPPHKHDEHSETERELEEIYYFEIADSPAGAGVAYHRTYGTEDRPIDVLAEVRSGDTALVPHGYHGPCTAPPGHDLYYLNVMAGPAEEAVWMSVDDPHYHWIRGTWENQAIDPRLPAGTTEEDQ
- a CDS encoding transaldolase family protein, which produces MTHAPQSEPTLGGAPQTVLRRMREQFPQTALWNDSADPAQLATSIGFGAVGATCNPVIAVAALSADLPRWSARIAEIAEERPTATDSDIGWQVVEELSVEAARLLEPAFVASGGRDGRLSIQTDPRLRRDPEALLAQAERFAALAPNIIVKIPATQAGIEAIEEAAFRGIAINATVSFTVAQALAVAEAIERAHARRAEQGLPEVELGHVATIMGGRLDDWLKTVTQREKMLLTPGVLDWAGVAALKRAHAIFTERGFRTRVLSAAFRNRLQLSELVGGDLVVSPPFEWQRRINDHVADLPARIDEPVAPEILAELEQLPEFRRAYEPDGLSVEEFEHFGAARATVRQFLEASEQLDALVRNVLVPVP
- the iolD gene encoding 3D-(3,5/4)-trihydroxycyclohexane-1,2-dione acylhydrolase (decyclizing) is translated as MSATVRLTVGQALVRFLAHQWTERDGEHRRLFGGAFGIFGHGNVAGIGQGLLQAHHEAIDAGHDGAEPGPDELPYFMARNEQGMVHAAVGYARAANRLQTFACTASIGPGSTNMLTGAALATIDRIPVLLLPSDVFANRGPDPVLQQLEYPLGPDVTVNDAFRPVSRYFDRVWRPEMLLASAPQAMRVLTDPAETGAVTLCLPQDVQAEAYDWPVEFFRDRTWHVPRPVPEPAALQRAAELIRSARRPLLIAGGGVIYSEASSALREFAEATGIPVADTQAGKGALAWDHPSAVGGVGATGNDAANALAAQADVIIGVGTRYTDFTTASHTGFAEGARFVNLNVAAFDAAKHAAEMVVADARAGLEALRAELTGWSTPQAYRAEITERVADWQRITTEIYRGGHGPLPAQTEIFGVLEDLMGPDTVLVNAAGSMPGDLQALWRASGPGQYHLEYGFSCMGYEIPAALGVKLARPEAEVVAIVGDGTYQMLPQELATIASEGIKVIVVLLDNGGYASIGALSESVGSQRFGTRFRQRGPQRAHDGQAPAVDLAANAASFGVPVEQTTTAEEFRAAFTRARAAETASVIHITTDLQGPNPPSSAWWDVPVSEVSTLESTQAARSAYERARAAQRRYL
- the iolC gene encoding 5-dehydro-2-deoxygluconokinase, which encodes MVVDVLTIGRSGVDAYPRQSGVTLEHVTTLSTFLGGSPANVAVAAARQGRSSAVITAVGDDAFGRFVRSELQRLGVAVTGVLTMPGARTSVTFCELFPPDHFPLHFYRDSPAPELRLTSADIDLTVVREAGVLWLTGPGFSQNSSREAHHAMIAARAGAPIVLDLDYRSAFWSSPQEARAAIGEVLADMDVVVGNEQECQVATGERDPEDCARALLDAGARLAVVKRGPHGALALSRDERVQLPALPCTVVNGLGAGDAFGGVLAHGLLAGWGLEHTLRRCVAAGAIVAAELACAPAMPTAGQIDEVLRLGYVPARAGHEERTTP
- a CDS encoding CoA-acylating methylmalonate-semialdehyde dehydrogenase translates to MTTTITHWIGGAPTASDGARTQPVDNPATGEVIAHLQLGTAEDVDAAVAAAQRAAQAWGQTSLSKRSAVLFRFRELLEANIDELALLVSHEHGKVVSDAKGEIGRGLEVVEFACGIPQLLKGEYSSQAATGIDVYSMREPLGVVAGITPFNFPVMVPLWMAPVAIATGNAFILKPSERDPSAAMFLARLWQEAGLPDGVFSVVHGDKTVVDALLDHPGVDAISFVGSTPVARAIHARATAQGKRVQALGGAKNHGVVLADADLDDAADHLAAAAYGAAGERCMALSVAVVEEAVADALVERLAERARGVRVNAGDQEGTDMGPVITAEAKERIEGIITSAEQEGAELVVDGRGCIVPGFESGYFVGPTVIDRVRPEHTAYVEEIFGPVLDVVRVKDLAEAIEVINANPYGNGTAVFTASGEAARTFQRQVHVGMIGVNVPVPVPVAWHSFGGWKDSLFGESHIYGPEGIHFYTRAKVITQRWPRRDDLAGASFHFSGDSAK
- a CDS encoding SIS domain-containing protein codes for the protein MNSTRHAPRAWIPAADSFAAQPQVLSGLPALIHEQLAQLPGRPSRVLVVGIGASHAAAAAGVRGMRGAGIDATRHLPGELPGTDGPGLVLAISQSGRSAEVVDLARQFPAERVLALTNYDPSPLGDLAGQSLNLGNHADSSVSFLSFTGTLVALGMLTEHWSGVVDLDRWQGVVDSAIHQAQAAAVHLDAAAEVLAAGEFIDVVAPAALRGVAEEAALMFREGPRVPATGMETRHYLHGPMDAAGAGGHLILGGEREALLARQLAEQTTRLVYLTTALTPLPQEAAVAFGVKQAEADPIGEALCTTILVQDLALRVAALRGVDIDAPVFTRLDTKTTSVG